One window from the genome of Nicotiana sylvestris chromosome 9, ASM39365v2, whole genome shotgun sequence encodes:
- the LOC104229280 gene encoding cell wall protein TIR4-like, producing MEPMFLCFFFLFTLTSSQSIDSSLNMQPAASSPKPKVNSIITHSSYPPGYEHSAISPSSETESVNSGISFPPSDAPSPSPSKSESESESESESSSFEPSEFSFISTDSISSSDQAAASGLSSSLMSNTQNDDGASAHHDTTIKKICDNTDYPDLCTATVGPFMRGGAVNVQKALEVAMKASDQFAKLGFAAVKRASESPATPPNTKKMLKTCLDSWDTVLYNYEQAIEALRIHDSGRTSTMLSAAITDISDCEDAFEGVISPLIEYGEKMIKMTSICLAIVSQIVS from the coding sequence aTGGAGCCTATGTTCCTttgtttcttctttctcttcaccCTCACTTCATCACAATCCATTGATTCATCACTAAACATGCAGCCTGCagcttcttctccaaaaccaaaAGTAAACTCAATAATTACTCATTCTTCATACCCTCCTGGATATGAACACTCAGCAATATCTCCGTCATCAGAAACAGAATCAGTTAATTCTGGCATCTCTTTTCCTCCTTCAGATGCTCCTTCACCCTCACCATCTAAATCAGAATCGGAATCAGAATCAGAATCAGAATCGTCTTCCTTTGAACCATcagaattttcttttatttccacTGATTCTATTTCCTCTAGTGATCAAGCAGCCGCCTCCGGTCTATCTTCTTCTCTTATGTCCAATACTCAAAACGACGATGGTGCAAGTGCTCATCATGATACTACTATAAAGAAAATATGCGACAATACAGACTACCCTGATCTTTGCACCGCAACTGTTGGTCCATTTATGCGTGGAGGTGCTGTCAATGTACAAAAAGCACTTGAAGTAGCTATGAAGGCAAGCGATCAGTTTGCGAAATTGGGATTTGCAGCTGTGAAAAGAGCTTCCGAATCCCCTGCTACTCCCCCTAACACTAAGAAAATGCTTAAAACTTGCTTGGATAGTTGGGATACTGTTTTGTACAATTACGAGCAAGCTATTGAGGCTCTGCGTATTCATGACAGTGGACGTACGAGCACTATGCTCAGTGCTGCTATTACTGATATTTCAGATTGTGAAGATGCCTTTGAAGGTGTGATTTCTCCTTTGATTGAGTATGGTGAAAAGATGATCAAAATGACTAGTATTTGCCTAGCCATTGTTTCACAAATCGTGAGTTAG
- the LOC104229279 gene encoding universal stress protein PHOS32, with protein sequence MEGGRFVGVAVDFSACSKKALKWAIDNILRKGDHLILVTVRPEGHYEEGEMQLWEATGSPLIPLSEFCDAHTMKKYGVNPDPETLDMVTLAARQKEIMVVLKIYWGDAREKLCEAIDKTPLSCLVIGNRGLGKLKRAIMGSVSNYVVNNATCPVTVVKHADD encoded by the exons ATGGAAGGAGGTAGATTTGTAGGGGTGGCAGTGGATTTCTCAGCATGCAGCAAGAAAGCTCTGAAATGGGCCATTGACAACATCCTTCGTAAAGGGGATCACCTTATTCTGGTCACTGTTCGTCCTGAAGGTCACTATGAAGAAGGCGAGATGCAGCTCTGGGAGGCCACTGGTTCTC CTTTAATTCCTTTATCCGAGTTTTGCGATGCCCACACAATGAAGAAGTATGGGGTTAACCCTGACCCAGAAACATTGGATATGGTAACCCTTGCTGCTAGACAGAAGGAG ATAATGGTAGTCCTGAAAATTTACTGGGGAGATGCTCGAGAGAAGTTATGTGAAGCAATTGACAAAACTCCCTTGAGCTGTCTGGTCATAGGGAACAGAGGGCTTGGAAAGCTCAAGAG GGCTATCATGGGCAGCGTTAGCAACTATGTTGTGAATAACGCTACGTGTCCTGTTACTGTTGTGAAGCATGCAGATGACTAA
- the LOC138878171 gene encoding uncharacterized protein, which produces MHDFIMAEDFELWDVICDVPYVPTKSVGDLPLMIPKTKKEYTDADRKVVEKYFRAKNILVCAIGPDKYKRISACQSAKEIWEVLQTAHEGTTQVKQSKIDMLTTENKLVRKILSILPSSWESKVNDIIEAKDLQELTIDELVGNLKTYEMKRKIDSKRKEPKKEKNLVLKDESNDSSEEDSDMAYLTKKIQKMVRRNGGILEKGNSSRPKNYNLCHKCGKPGNFIKDCLLMKQEHFKYNPDKAAKRNVVPDKHFKRKRFADNVVKQDLAAWGDSSSESEEETDAGDSSMMEVESEGNESDSIFALMAQSNDNEEDDNDEVNFRNVQRNMKSYSLKKLLSLANILIDAYHSLVDDKDALTIKLGEAEQTRDDLVVCV; this is translated from the exons atgcatgattttatcatggctgaagATTTTGAGTTGTGGGATGTTATATGTGATGTTCCTTATGTCCCAACAAAGAGTGTCGGAGATCTTCCATTGATGATTCCAAAGACCAAGAAAGAATACACTGATGCAGATAGGAAAGTTGTGGAGAAATATTTTCGTGCCAAGAACATTTTGGTATGTGCCATAGGACCTGATAAATACAAGAGGATCTCAGCATGTCAATCcgccaaggagatatgggaagTTTTGCAAACAGCACATGAGGGAACCACTCAAGTAAAGCAATCTAAGATTGATATGCTTACCACTGA GAACAAGCTCGTGAGGAAAATTCTTAGTATCCTGCCTAGTTCATGGGAGAGTAAAGTGAATGATATTATTGAAGCAAAGGACTTGCAAGAGCTAACCATAGACGAGCTAGTTGGAAATCTGAAAACCTACGaaatgaagaggaagatagatagtaaaagaaaagaaccgaagaaggaaaagaacctagtACTCAAAGATGAAAGCAACGACTCAAGTGAGGAGgacagtgacatggcttacttaaccaaaaaaattcagaagatggtcagaagaaatggaggaaTACTAGAAAAGGGCAACTCCAGTAGACCAAAGAACTATAACCTCTGTCATAAATGTGGAAAGCCAGGGAATTTCATCAAAGATTGCCTTCTCATGAAGCAAGAACACTTCAAATACAACCCTGATAAAGCAGCAAAGAGGAACGTGGTTCCTGACAAACACTTCAAAAGGAAGAGATTTGCTGACAATGTGGTGAAGCAAGATCTTGCAGCATGGGGAGATTCCTCCAGTGAGTCTGAAGAAGAAACTGATGCAGGTGATAGCTCCATGATGGAAGTTGAAAGTGAAGGAAATGAATCTGATTCTATatttgctttgatggctcaatcaAACGATAATGAAGAAGATGACAatgatgaggtaaacttcaggAATGTTCAGAGAAATATGAAATCCTATTCCCTTAAGAAACTCTTGTCATTAGCAAATATATtaattgatgcctatcatagtcttGTAGATGATAAAGATGCCTTGACCATAAaactaggagaagctgaacaaactagagatgatTTGGTAGTGTGTGTGTAG
- the LOC138878172 gene encoding secreted RxLR effector protein 161-like — protein sequence MYRGIIGSLLSLTASRPDIVFSMGLCARFQSNPKESNLKAAKRILRYIKGTQELVLKSTSGMSHFLGSCLISWGTRKQNSVALSTAEAEYVAAASCCAQLIWIK from the exons ATGTAcagaggcattattgggtctcttctctccctcactgccagcagacctgatattgtctttagtatggggctatgtgcaaggtttcaatcaaatcccaaggaatctaatctgaaggctgccaaaagaattttgagatataTTAAGGGAACACAGGAGTTGGTCTT GAAAAGTACTTCTGGAATGTCTCACTTTCTAGGTTCATGTCTCATCTCatggggcacaaggaagcaaaactcagtggctctttcaacagccgaagcagaatatgtagctgcagcttcttgttgtgctcaactcataTGGATTAAATAG